Sequence from the Epinephelus moara isolate mb chromosome 19, YSFRI_EMoa_1.0, whole genome shotgun sequence genome:
GGTCATGAATATgaagtttcatttttaaaaagcaataagtaaatgttttaaaacaaagcaaacgTTACTCAAACAGGGGTAAACAGTGAATTTGTGGGGGACTATTTTAATTGGCGGATAAGACACATTAGTAAGCAGGAAGGTGTGTATGGGGTTTGGCtataaaaataaaccacagtGCCTGTGTTTATTGTAATGAAAGAACAAGCCACTCAGTGTAACAGTGTGGCTAACTGGTGTGGTTTTGGACGACCGTGTTAATGGCCCAGAGGAGTAAGCTGTCACAGGCAAGACTTATTAGTCACAAAAATTCACTGCTgaggtttttcttttcatgcaaTTACATAACATTGAGATCAATATAAAAAGGCCACCAGGCTTACCCTTTAATGGTGGCGGTtaagtgactgtgtgtgtggtaaaATATGCCTGTGTATGTAGTTAAATAAACCATATGTCTGAACCCACACGCTACAAGTCACACACAAGCAAAATGTGTCACAGGGCAGAAATCTTAGTCATGAGAGTTAATGGTTACACAACCCTGTTAACAGTGAGTAATAAATGTGTCATACAAACACTGTCCTCATTGAGGGTTTTCTTTTGATTGATTCCGGTTACGTGCTGACGTGCTCGGTCACAGATATTGGCTTCACATAATGAAATAGAAATGTCATTAAGGACGGCTTTGTCTGGAACTAGTTTCGTAACTTTGTTTGCTGGGAAGACAGACTCTTGACTTACTTTTTGGTCAGCTTGTTTATTTCAcgttcctcttcctctttaagttTCTCTACGAAGCTGTCTAAAACAGGAATCTCAAACTTTATGTACTGGGCAACCTGAGGAGAAAAAGATTCATATCAGCACATATAATCAGCATGAGGGAGCTACAACGTGTCCTTGATTTTAAGATTCCACCCTCACCCATACTTTAAGTGCACAGGCACATTTCTCTGTCcagataaaaatataaacaataaagataaaataatataGTAGCTTTAAGTAGAGGGTAAATCTCAAAAAGAATAGCTCTACCACTATtttgaactgtggtaaacttccctccatcttaccagtgccCAGTTTTCATTGCTCATCCGTAAACTCAACAGTACAggcacaaagagtatagaagcacaTTCTCTCTTTAAAATGCAGATCAAACtctgatcaaacagtaaaactaggcagtgctgatcaaatatgaatcaagattctgttactgtgttgtctATTTCtcttctaaaatgtcttcagaacacattttagtgcactgtttggctgtcatacgagaatttgtgaaccagaagtgggcgccatactgtttcctgtactgTGAAAATGGATGCTGAAAACACtcagatcaaatggtaaaactaagcatttcttgcctaaaatgtagTTAGTTTAGTGTACTGTCTACCTGTAATACAAGACTGTTTGTTATCAAATGGCTGCCATATCTTTCTTGTATCAAAACGGCTAGTCCACATCACAGGGGCATTATGTCCGGTGCAGCACAGTGCACTCTAGAATTTGTAGGTGTTcaacctcttgagcaaaagcgaatatttcaaaagtatttgtgtctctctactgcatagacagcctagtttaATGAAAAGACCAACTTTCCAGGAGtgacatacttattttaacacTTTTGAAGTGTTATGTGTGATGTGATGTTACAGAGCTGCTGTGATCGCTGTTCATTATAACTGTTGTTGTCACTACCGCATTGCATTTTGGCATatttaggccctgatcacaccgaaagtgttttagcaggtGGGGGTggctttttgtagttgttttaatgagaatgaagctttttgcggAGGTTTTTGCGTTGCGACATGCCACttgtttctgcgctctaggcgccTAGTGTATTTGCTGGAGCACTatgaactccttgagttgaaaaaacttcaacttaGAGCAGAAAAATGCCCCACATcatctttgcttttttcccattgtccagtcAGATGATTAAAGAGGCGGGGCATCTgcggtggtcacgacaacaagtttacagttggtaaacaatggaggagaaactggtggtagcacgTGCTGGATATCCAGGTctatacggcctgatgatagacagcaggttgtcaaactgccccagagtcatcctaaaatatgcctggaaatggccatcatcgaggggaagctcctggaccaactggtggtgctcCCCCTGaaccaccctcttttttagggtctcatgtacccacatagatctctgtttccctgtgcccaacaaactatttgctgacagcctctcaccctcaaccagagctacagcaagtaccctctgcctcagcattttaggaactagctactaattactgtgaaataaataaaattaagaaaTTCACAGTAGGTTGATTACACAGAAAGTTAAGGATGAGCAAGCGTTTTTTTTCCaagtggcattcaattaaaataaaaaaaaggcagtgcagtaatttctgtgtgatcgggccTTATGCCGACATagtgtccagtgtttgcatactgtaatatttaaGCAGAAATAGTATGCAGTTCACATACCACTGGTTTCATACTAAGGTTTCAGACTCTAAAAAACTCACACACTGTTTTAGTGCACTAAATAGCATGCTAGCCTGACACTTGCAGTCTATATTTTCAGTATTCCAATGAGTTCATCTACGGTAACCTGAAGAttatgtctaaaaaaaaatattactgttgaatattttaaatgtaatcttTTAAGACAGGTCAAAGCAGATATTAGCTGGATATTCCCAAAGctggacaaataaaaacaaaactatggcTACATACCACCAGAGGTAAGTCAGATATGTTTTAGTTATTTAGatgaactggccctttaacttATATTTCTGACTTTATGTGTACTGTATGAAAGTGATTATAATTATAGACAATCCCAAAAAGTTTTCCAGctatgtgttttatttattactatgtGCAGTCACAACATGCAATCGGCCATCTTAGCCCATTGTTACATCAGTCCCAAAACAGGATACCTTTCCTCAGCTTGCTAAATTTAACCTGGCTGTCTGTCATTGGTCcattgtgtcattgtgtgtctgtgttgaaaACTatacacaaaaaatgaaaaagtggtCATTTATTAAGAACATGAGAGAACAGTTGTGGGAGGCGTCCCAGACTCACATCATATGTAACTTCCTCTCCCAGGTCGGCCTCCGTGATCAAGATCTTAGAGATTTTCTCACAAGGTCCGTAAAGCACACGAGCCACCAGCGGGTATTCACCATCCCTCAGTCGGGTCCTCTCTACAAGGTCACAGATCAAGAAaacaaatgaccacaaacacacacacaaaatttcCATTGACAAAACCACAAGGAAAATTATGACTTACCACCAGACTCGTGCACCATATAAAGAACAAACTCTTCAGATTTATTCTCCaccttaaaaagacacaaacagattATTTCAAGTTTTACTAAAACACTCGAGATGTTACAATTGTCTTACAGCTTACCCTAAACTTGTGTAGCAGCAGGTTGAGAACCTGTGTGGTCGTCATGGAGCTGTTCACTCGCACGTTAGTGACTGAACCATATGCTGGAGTAAATACAGACGTCTGAAGACAAGAGAAACAAATACACAGAAATAagtgaaaagacacaaattatGAGGAACTCTGCTTCATCAACAGTGGAGTAGGGATTCCTGGACATGAACACCTTGGACATTTTGAACAGGAAGGAAATCCCTCAGTCTGAAGCTGGAATCTGttcaatgaaaacacacacacgcatactgTATTCAGGAGAAACTGCATGCGGTGTAACCTTGTGTTCTGTGGAACATTAATGAAATCAGCTCACAGTAGGCTATTGTGAAATTCAGCCCAACTACAGGCACACCAGCACAGGAAACTCCTGCCCCTCTGCAGCTGCAGATGTGTCAACAATGGGATACATTAAGGCCTTTGCTTGTATGTATGTTCTGTTTAGTGTACCTTATGGTTGTAGAAGTGTCCATTGATTGAGAACCTGTGTGTGCGCAAGCGCTGCAGATCTCTGGCAGTGTGTGTCCTTGACCTCCTCTGAACCTGCATGAAGGAGGCGTCACTCCTGGTCCTCAGCAGCTGAGGagaatcctcctcctcctgagcaCCTATGTCACCACCTCAGggtaaaaaaacccccacaccTCTCATTATGCATGCATCAGTTGTGCATGTTTTCATATACATCAGCagaacaaataaatcaaatactGGTTAAAATAAGCCATAGAATATTtttccattgccagtagaccagtgtgcctttgatttttttttttactttattttttttccggTGTGTCACGTTTGACATCATAGACAAGTCAGAAAAAAGTTTAGTGAAcaatagaaagcagcatggaggccagtgaaaatctTATGGTGGTGACTTTTATATCTCTTTCTTATTTAGTCTTTCTCTCAAAGTTGGTGCAGATTTTGAGCGATGCCTGAGAGCTGCTTGGACGGAGACGGATTGGATTTTGTGGCAGCATGTCATTGCATTGCCCCAGTAAAGGGATAAAAATTAGCACGTCCACCCGGTTGTTGCATCTGAGTTGAGACCGATACATACTTGcaactactgcagagtcatttgtcccggGAGTTGTAACCTCTCCCATTAAGTACAAAAGCCAGATTAAGTGGgtattcatgttttttgttttgtccagtTGGAAAGGGTCTTTATagactaaatgaataaatgacctCACACTTTTGTCCTGTATTATTGGTAGATGCCACTCTACGAAAATTGGAAGGTGTCCTGGGGGGATGGGTGGGTCGAATTAGAAACAAATCATTGGGTAGATGCACTGAAAGTCatgccttttttcccccttaaagCTCCTTGATACTCATATTAGTCAAAGCAGTGTTGATTCTCCTTAcctatttcatttcatttataaaatTGGACCAAACTTTGAGGCTAGTTTTATAGCCAGCACAGCcaatatttcatattaaaaCAATTTTGACGAATGCTTTTATCAAGCGTATACATTTTTCTGTATCCAACAAAAATACATGCCTTCCTCCATCATATATCATTAGACATTACAGTAGAAAGTGCCAAACTCTGTATAaatcaataattaaataaataagtggcCCACTTTTCATCTTTTGCATGGTATTCATTCAGTCATGAGATGTTGACCCACAAACTTTCTATCAGAATTTTAAATTTTCTAAGACAGAATTAGGATCACCATGTGAAAAAACTTCATCATGAAACCCAGACAAATGATCATGATTAGCAGGGGGgagtaaattaaatgtttaaaaagaaaaaaactgattaTCTGTGGTTAAGAAGGACCTCTGGACACTGCCTAAAAAGGCTAATGTCAGGCCTGTGGCTAAGTATTCTAACCCCAGTTATTTATAGTGTTGGTGATCTGATCAAGGTGGCATCTCATGATAATCTGTGCTCAACATGTGAGCCAGCACTTTTCCAATGAAACTGCTGAATGAGGCGCTTGTTGAGCTTTAATCTGTTTCAACATGTGCTTGTAATCTACATTAATCCAGCaggtgtgtgggtgagtgtgtgtgtggcaatgACTGCACGTGTATGTTACTCACTAGCTGGTGCGGTGTCTCTGCCCAGGGAGTTATTATTAGACTCAGCTGAGAGCTGCTTTGCCACAGCAGATCTATCGTTTCtgtagagagacagaggaacaaTGTGATTATGTTAGTTAACATTGCTAACACCTGTTTATAAtgaacaatatttaaaatgcatcCAGGTGTTTTGCAAAAACAAGATTTAGCTGATCTTGACTCAGTAAGGTTTGCCTGCTAGCTTTTTTCCAGAACTTTTAACTGCATCTGGATGAAGACTAAGATGTGGTTGATATCCGGGAAAAAGCTAGCAGCTGGAGCTTTATCTGAAACACCAGTTTAGCGTTTTGGGAAGTATGCTTATTTGCATTCTTGCCAAAAGTTTGACAAGCAGATCGATACCATTTTCATATGTGCcatttaaatatgaagctacagacaggagacagttagctcagagactagaaacaaggggaaacagctagttcattaattaatacattatttcttgtttgtttgtttgttgcttgCAGGCAAGAGCGGCGGACATTTTTATGTGCACCATTGAAATTGCAACCGTTGTAGTGGGCTAACTTCTGTGTAAACTAATGTGGCAAGTTGCAAACTCACTGAAGCAGTTTTGCAGTAACAACCAAGTGAGCAGTGAAGTAGTGACGTTTTTAAATAACCAATCCGTAACTtctaaaatatcacaataactGTTATTTCCCTGTTTCTTTCTCTGCATGTTGGTTGAAACACGTAGCCTAAGCTAAAACTGTAGCTGCATGCGAAGAGCGAGTGAGAGCTGCTGCTTTAGCGGGCAGCTGAGAGGCAGAGGCCGCAGGGATAAACAGTGTGCagatcagcatattttcacatctaactctgAATCAAAGGTTTCTTTCCACCACAACAGAGATGttgattgttgaaacagtggacTAACTACTTAGATGACTAACAAGTCGAGtcgagtttgaatgaagtgtgttttaacaTGAGTTAACAAAGCAATAAAGCTAACAGTAGTCTTGTAAAGTATAAATTTGGATTAGTGTActgttatattttttttgtttaggtaCATGGACAGGCCAAAACGCCGCTCTCAAACTTGTGAGTGTGACACACTTTACAGCccaactgtgtgtgttgtcaccaGAACAACTAACAACAATTGCTACTTTCTTTTGTACTAGTCAAATGACCACAGCAAACAGTGCAATGTCCCCTCTCCTTtcattcttcttctgtggttttacctttggacagagccaggctagctgtttgtCCCTGCTTACAGTcttcttcatgctaagctaaacttAAATGCATCCAGGTGTTTGCTAAGATCACTCATCATTTTTGTCTAACtactgtttccaaggtcaattttattttcagtatagATCAGTCTGCCATCTGCATAATTTCTTTGATCAATTTATTAATCATTTTTCCCATAAATGTCTCAAAATAGTAAAGACGATGGATTTAAACTGCTTGTTTTTACATGACAGTCAAAACTCCAAATATATTCACTTTATtatcatacatacataaatcTGAGAAGTTGGAACAAGTTAAAGTTTTGGACATTCAAAATGTATTGCCAATACAAAGATAAAAATAATGTGAATAGTCTTTGTATGCCATTCcttaatatctttttttttaatgtattcatATGTCCTCTCTGTTAGGCTACATGGTGTAATATGTACATTTCCCCTTTAGCGATCAGTCTTttctcttattttatcttttctaAACTCTAACATATGGCTAGATCTTTAGTACAGCAGCATTATCTATTTTACAGGGAGAGGAGTTTTCCCAGTATCCTTCAGTACATAATACAGGGTGGGGATGCAGGTGAACGAGGTCAGCATGTACAGTTTGAATATCTCTGCTATTGTGTGAGAGGTCTCTGCTGACAGGCAGTTTAACACATGAATCCGTGTCAGTCTGCACGGGTTGTCATACCGGTTGAGACGGAATCTTTCGTTGTCGTCGTACATCTGCAGTCTGATAGGTCGGCGCAGACCCCAGTAGATGTTCAACAGCCCCTCGAGGATGAGCTCTCCATCCTCCTGCACAcgtgcaaaaacacacacacacacacacacacacacagacacacacacaacaataaaacaataatcatCAACTCTCGTGGTCAGAGGGGGGATATCCTCTTGGCTACCTGCCACAGTGGCTCAATATCAGGTGTACGTGCAGAAACAGTCGCTCAGCTTCAGGGTGAACCCTCACATCTTGGAGAAACCCATCAAGTTCGACCCACCCTCTTTTACACAGTACAAGGGTGAAGTCACGTCTGAGATGGCAGCAATAATGAGAACACAGACATGGCTGCTTTGGGTCACGTACACGCAGGGGGGAAGGCGTTTTGATTTCACAGAACTGAAACtaaatttagaaaaaataaGGTCACATTTATCTCTCTATTCTGAGTGTGGATTAAAACAGTGTCCCCCTGTTTATATTTTTCGCTTGGCTTTTGAATGgaaaactaaaaataataacaatggaAAAAGGTCTCAGGGgtgtaaaacacattttagttcaTTGGCCCTGTTTGATTCCAACTGGGCCAAACCAAAACCATTGCATCATACGTCACCTGTAAGTCACAATGCTTccaaatgtttcattttcttttagtttAAAGAAGTACAAGTACATTCTGAAAAGGatcatccttttacaaaacacaTGATTAACAgccagtttttccacattcattCAGTCAACCACTCACTGTAATCACGTGCATTTCTCCATACAGTTCCACTCCTGCGTAGCAATGCTGCATCAccatataaaataaaagaagaagctGCTGAGACAGCAGGTTAAGTTTtcccctgccttacaaaccatttacaaatctaAAAGTCTTCCAGTGCCTTAGCAatattggttttttttttttttagataaaagtctgatacagattccaGATGTGTACTGAGGCTGCTGATTAACAAAACTTTGCACAAtattcaatatctttaaacatgaccacaataaatacaaattgcTTTTTCAGAGAACTGTGGTTTGGTTCGGCCTCTGAAGCCGCATGCGCCTAAACATCTTAGACTTTGCAATTGTGTTAAAACTTGGTGTGGCAGATCAAGTTTTGGCCTGAATGGTTAAGcctgtgatcattttgtttgtGCAGATATTAAAAAAGATCCAGAAATAAACCGAATATAACACACTTACTGTGACTGTTGTAATCACAGACTCAGTTCCTTTCATCTCAAACAGCGTGTTATATCATCACAATATCTTCTTTGATACCCCAGAATACAATGCAGATCTTTTAACCGAGATTCCGATGATGTCAACTCCTTCTGATCAATTTTACTCAAtcaattttacttttattttttactgttacCCAGTAGCGCTTTTAGTGAAACCCCAAGTAATTCAGGGTAATAGATTAACtgtaaacacatgcatacatgtaTTGTACCTATACATCAGAGAGACGTATTATAAAAGGGATGACTTTTATAATATTGAAAACTCTTAAGATCTAATTACAGAGTTTAGACGGTAAATCATAATCATGTTAATTAGGCTCCTGTATCAGAAAACATACTGCACTTGAAGATatatacacatactgtacagtatatgGGACTTACTGGTCTTGCACCGGGCCTCTGTTAAAACAGGAAGAGTCCGTGGAAGCGAGAGTTCACGCTCATGACAGATAAATGGTGAATTATCTGCGAACAATTTGTCTCAAGGAAAAGGAACCAAATGTCCAAAAGTACAAAAAAGGTACAAAGAGGGTTGGTGTGTGTGAaccttttctgtcattttaaaacaacttgtctgacagagaaacaaaatCAAGACGCATCTTCAAACTAGGGCTcgtaaatatatatgtaaatatatcgATTTTGTGTTATGAGTCTAGATATTGGttcagattttggatatcgtaatataacaagtgttgtctttttctggttttgaaaggctgcattacggtaaagtgatgtcattatCGGAAATCTGTTCTAGTTGTTCTAATATTTGCCCATaaagtgccccaggaatgagtcctaaaacccagaaattagTTAGTATTTCATCAGTCCTGGTTCCCTCGTTTCGATGTCGATGGGTTTTTGTTTAGACATGTGAAATAAGGTCGGTGGTTCACACAGGCTTAAGGGACttccacactttgttttatgtcataaaatacatcagttaaTACCCCACTAATGAATTCTGAAGGTTTTATGTGCCTATAAAAGTGTGGTTTCAAAAAAGTGGCTTAATGGGACCACAGAATGTTATCTCATCGAACACAGCTGAACAGCGTCGCTGTGGTGCTGATGTTATCAGGCGATCATGGTGTAATTagttttttgctttttacttctggcaattgcatttaggctGTAAAAGTCAtgaagtggtgttcatttgtgaacattatcttgctgaacaataCCTGTAAGTATCgtaaacgtttgtttgccacgGAGCTTGTTTTTGGCAAtaatccaaaacccaaataaaaaatcctgttggctttttgacgagggaaccagggcgatgctaacttccgCGTTGGCCTACGAAGAACGTCATACCTGGAGCACTTTATACCCACTTAATCATTAGgctatatccacattactgatgattatttagcAAAAATcccattgtgtaaatatttcctGATAGCACCAATGTTCAACTCTACGTTATCGCCAGCCTTACTAGAAACCTAAGAACTCTGATCAAAAAATGTGGCTATAGTTAAAAACTGTTAAAGTTATATTAAGGCACAAAGCTGTTAATGAGGCCAATAAGCCTATTCCTGTCGTCTGGGAGCATGTGACCACTTACACACTGATGTCTGCATTAAAGCAGTTGACATGAGGATCTCAGACTGCTTTAAGAACCATGTGAACAGTTGGTGTTTACACACAAAAAGCTTATGGAGCTGAACCAATTCTTAATGCTGAGGCCTCTATATGTAGGCCTTTCATGTTTATTTACTGTAACTGATTTAAGTTGCATGAATAAATTGTGTCTGACATAGTTATTTCTGACAACTATGTTATAGTTGTACAATAATGTGATTAAAAGAAGGCTTGTCagtgagaaatgaaaaaaagaaaaatgctggGGAGGAAATCAGTCAGTTTTTAGTTGGGTCATCATATTAATACTGaaatatcagagaaaaaaaaaacagtttcagagGTAAGACACATTGTTCCCAGGGACTTCATTGTTACTGGAATATAAACATTCAGAGCAGCTGCACCACTGAACCTTGCTGACCCGCCACTCCTAAGCTTCCTGAGTAGGCATGAACacaccctcaaacacacacacgcacacacgcgcgcacacacacacacagatgcgaGTAAGGTCAGTAGAGCTATTTTTGGAAGTAACAGCTAATCGCTCTGCTTCAGGGTGCCTCTATAAAAGCTGGATACACACTCCGCTCCAGTCATACTCAACTGAACGGACTAACGGACTAGACAACACTTTCGCTCTGCATGTCAACACAACAAGTCAAGCACCAAAGGTGAGAATGCTTCTACTTTTTGTTCTTCATTATCAGctcatatttatcacagaggGCTTACAATTTAGTCGCTTTTATGAGTAGATTTTAACATTGTATTACATATTTCACTTTGTTACAAACCAGATTTAGAAAATTAGGAACATAAACTAAgaaataatttttaaatcttaattGTAGATATCAAACTAGGAAAGAAGGTATGAACAGTTGAAGAGACAGCAAGCAAAACCACAAATGCAGATACATGACCACTGTAAAGATTTTTTCAGCAGCACAGTGACAGACcctgattaaaaacaaagtgaaatcaCAACTCTAGATTTGTTCTGTTGATAAAAATTTGGACTTATTATGTCATTGAAGACAAAGAGTCACTGTCTAACTATTTGATTTTTCCTCTCCTGCTGCAGCATGAAACGCAGGCGGCTGTTGCCTTCCCTGCCTCTCTTGCCCACCATCACCGAGACACTCGAGGACTTGCCTGTCCACCCCTCATCCTCCCAGTCTACCCAGAGCTCCCCGTCTCTGGAGGACTACATGAGCAGTATCCAGGCTCTTGCTCACCCTGCTGAGACCCCGAGCTGTGGCCCCGTCCGACTCCAGAGGTCCCCCAGGCTGCGGCAGTTCTCAAAGGCTCAGATGAAGCTCTCTGCGTCAGCCTCACTTCCTCGCGGCTCTCCCCGCACACTAAGGACTTCCAGACATTACAGTCTGGGTCTAAACAGCACAGAGGATTTTTCTCTCAAgatgagcagagaaaaagactGCAGGGGCAAAGACCCCGTGGACTGGCTGTTTGGACAGATACGGACTTAAAGAGAGACGCTGTTGTGGGACGCCCTGAAAGCACTTTGGTGGAATATCTCAACATCAAACACGGCTGGAAGAACCGGTTCTGTTGATCAAGATTAAAACAACAGAGTGTGTGATGGGACTTATTATGACGTGtgaacaaagacaaaatgttCACATGGCTCGGGAGAAAAGTGAAGATCTATTTATTTCTATGCACTGAGGACTGaggtctacatgtttacattgaTGTTTTGTAAAGATGTATAAGTTAAAGTGTCTAATAAATTACTAAAATAATCCTGAACATTGTTATTCTCTGCTGATTACTACACAAAAGAGCTGAATATCAACACATCTCAAATCCACATGCAAACGGAGCCGAAATCCTTAGTGATTGTGATTAATCAGAGATAAAATTATTTGCAGCAATTTCAGTAATTGTTTAATCCTTCTGGTCATTTGTCAAGcaaagcaaaaatgaaaaataaatttccagtttcagcttttaaaatgtGAGAATCTGCTGCTCTGCATCTGTTTTCTGACGTAAACTGAATCTCTTTTAGTCTCTgattgttggttggacaaaactaAACACCTGAAGACATTAACCTGGGCTCTGGgaacagagacattttaaagactaaaTGACATTAACTGATAATAAAAAGTAATCATTGGAATACTGCTGCCAGGGTTGCATCCATGGATGTACTGTATAAAAAGGTGTTAAAATGTAACTTAGTACAGTTACTCACATACTGTACTCAAGTACACGTTTGAAGTAGGCTACtagagtattttcattttattctccTACTTCAACTTTACTTCATTTCAGAAGGAAATGTTGTACTTTCTCCACTCCAATACATTTATTTGGCTATTTAAATCAATAGCTAATTTTCAAACAATAGTTTACATGCAAACCACATTATTAGCCAGTCctggaaagtaactaattacataCAGTCAAGTAATTTATTCAAGTATTCATGGTAGGCCTACTtgtattttacttgagtatttccattttttgctactttatacttctacttaattacatttattgGGATTCACTGAACCTCAAACATTATTTGTACAGCTGTAGGATGGACATGGGAAGGTTTCCCATTTAAGTACAGTGCCCTAAAATGGCTGCTGTTGCTTGACCTGTCACACCTCAGTGTGACATCTTGCCCCTGGACCCAGGttgaaatttgatttgattggaTACTACTATGACATGTGACCCCCTGGAAGGTCACCAAGCCAACTTATTTTATGAGACTAATTTCACTGGGTGGCtatcatttttctcttttcgGAAATGGTGCCCCATGAGGAGATTTAATGCAAATAAAGTGACAtttaataaaattaatcattgttattaatattttttttctctgatggcCATTTTGATAATTTTTACGAGGTCTGGCCCCAACAAATACAGCCAATAGTGGCATTTATTCATAATTGTGCAATAATATTATCAACAATACCAAAAATCTTTGATTCCATTCTAAGCCTTAGCCAAAAGTCTTTACATTCACATCATTAGTCTGCCACAGCAGTCGACACCCAGCTGTACTTCCAAACAAGTACATGTGGTGAGAATTTATGTATTCATAAAAGGTACAACAATTTGAGAGGCATTGTTTGACTGATAACTGCTACCTGAAGCCATCATAGTGTTACACTTAAGActttgctgtttgctgttagCTTTTCAAGTTACACTACTCTGCAGGAACTTGCAAGAGTTTGGTCCAACAATCTAGTCAAACTGTCAGAATTTGCTGGTAACACTGTTGTTCC
This genomic interval carries:
- the rassf4a gene encoding ras association domain-containing protein 4a encodes the protein MGEHQTYVKLSEEKLIPKPDILSLLRTYNCYHEGKNFQLRTREEDGELILEGLLNIYWGLRRPIRLQMYDDNERFRLNRNDRSAVAKQLSAESNNNSLGRDTAPASGDIGAQEEEDSPQLLRTRSDASFMQVQRRSRTHTARDLQRLRTHRFSINGHFYNHKTSVFTPAYGSVTNVRVNSSMTTTQVLNLLLHKFRVENKSEEFVLYMVHESGERTRLRDGEYPLVARVLYGPCEKISKILITEADLGEEVTYDVAQYIKFEIPVLDSFVEKLKEEEEREINKLTKKYSALKSMIQHQLEGRAHTSDRV